In one Chitinophaga sancti genomic region, the following are encoded:
- a CDS encoding MFS transporter codes for MSQNNQLTTLPLFSLNSINMRTFHITWLMFFVCFFGWFGLAPLMPTIREDLGLSKAQVGNIIIASVSGTILARLIIGKLCDIWGPRRTAIRLLIAGSLPVFLVGLSRDYTTFLLFRLAISVIGASFVVTQYHTSMMFAANIKGTANAVTGGWGNLGGGVTNMVMPVIFATIVGFGFTKSEAWRYAMIIPGIMMLIVAFLYARFTKDTPNGNFDEINHHASESKTDYSILADWRIWALTLAYAMCFGMEITFDNVASLHFVDTFHLSQGSAGFWAGVFGFMNLFARAMGGIVSDKVGARFGLKGKGRLLAIVLLLEGIGLLFFAQAGNLTLAIISMLSFALFLKMANGATYGIVPFINEKNIGLVSGIVGAGGNLGGMLFGFLFKSESISYIQAFTYIGYIVIAVSLIVMLTRFISKPAKSWLHIKQPVAIAE; via the coding sequence ATGTCGCAAAACAACCAGCTCACAACTCTCCCGCTATTCTCTCTGAATAGCATTAACATGCGCACCTTTCACATTACATGGCTCATGTTCTTTGTTTGCTTCTTTGGCTGGTTCGGTCTTGCACCGCTTATGCCAACCATCCGTGAAGACCTGGGCCTCTCCAAGGCACAGGTAGGCAATATTATTATTGCCTCTGTATCGGGTACCATCCTTGCCCGCCTTATCATAGGTAAACTCTGTGATATATGGGGTCCGCGCAGAACGGCTATCCGTTTGCTGATTGCTGGTTCACTACCAGTGTTTCTTGTAGGCCTGAGCAGGGATTATACCACCTTCCTCCTTTTTCGCTTAGCCATCAGCGTGATAGGTGCCTCCTTTGTAGTTACACAATATCATACTTCCATGATGTTTGCAGCAAATATCAAAGGCACTGCCAATGCAGTAACCGGTGGATGGGGTAACCTGGGTGGTGGGGTGACAAACATGGTGATGCCGGTTATTTTCGCAACAATAGTAGGCTTTGGATTTACGAAGTCTGAAGCATGGCGGTACGCAATGATCATTCCCGGCATCATGATGCTGATCGTAGCATTCCTGTATGCCCGCTTTACAAAAGATACACCGAACGGTAATTTCGATGAGATAAATCATCATGCCAGTGAAAGCAAAACTGATTATTCCATTCTTGCTGACTGGCGCATCTGGGCACTGACACTTGCTTATGCCATGTGCTTTGGCATGGAGATCACCTTCGATAATGTGGCTTCACTTCACTTTGTGGATACCTTTCATTTATCCCAGGGCAGCGCAGGATTCTGGGCAGGTGTATTTGGATTCATGAACCTCTTTGCCCGTGCCATGGGTGGTATCGTTTCTGATAAGGTAGGTGCACGCTTTGGCCTGAAAGGAAAAGGCCGTCTGCTGGCGATTGTATTATTACTGGAAGGAATAGGCTTGCTATTCTTCGCACAGGCAGGAAACCTTACACTCGCTATTATTTCAATGCTCAGCTTCGCGCTCTTTCTCAAAATGGCCAATGGCGCTACTTACGGCATCGTACCTTTCATCAATGAAAAAAACATCGGACTGGTAAGTGGTATCGTAGGCGCAGGTGGCAACCTGGGAGGTATGCTCTTCGGCTTCCTGTTTAAGTCCGAATCTATCTCCTATATACAAGCCTTCACATACATTGGCTACATCGTAATAGCTGTCTCGCTCATTGTGATGCTTACAAGATTCATCAGTAAACCTGCGAAATCATGGCTGCATATAAAACAACCTGTTGCTATTGCGGAGTAG